The region AACATCACCCGAACGCCTTGAAAAACGTCTTCATACAAAAGAAGAAAGCAGAGAACAAAGGTTTGTGATACTTGGCAGTGCCCTGATGTTTGTTGCAGGATTTATCCTGGCAGGGCTTGGCATCCGCTTTGGTTGGTATCAGTTGCCCTTTTCGGTATCTGTGATTTTTGCCGTTGTGTTTTTGATTGCGTATCTGTTATATGCGGTGGTGATTTGTCAAAACCCCTATCTTTCCCGTACAATTGAGGTATCAGAACGTCAGAGGGTAGTGGATACAGGATTATATGCGGTTGTCCGTCATCCGATGTACAGCGTTACGTTACTTCTGTTTTTGTCTAT is a window of Oscillospiraceae bacterium DNA encoding:
- a CDS encoding isoprenylcysteine carboxylmethyltransferase family protein, with protein sequence MNLRLLVSAITKMMVGFLLVGLLVFLSAGTFAYPSGWILLGILFIPMFLAGILLMITSPERLEKRLHTKEESREQRFVILGSALMFVAGFILAGLGIRFGWYQLPFSVSVIFAVVFLIAYLLYAVVICQNPYLSRTIEVSERQRVVDTGLYAVVRHPMYSVTLLLFLSMPLVLGSLYAFFVFLVYPALIVKRIRHEEDFLKKELPGYPDYCKKVKYRLIPFVW